The Vanessa tameamea isolate UH-Manoa-2023 chromosome 27, ilVanTame1 primary haplotype, whole genome shotgun sequence DNA window taattatgataattcaaaaaaatttcaacaatgctataaaatatattgacattttaaaatcaagtaactcaataaaataattaatattgctttACAGGTGAAAGTCCCAAAATTCATATCATTTTTAGAGAAGACATTATTTGAGGATGGTATTAAAGCAAGATTAACAAATACTAGTCTTATTGATGGGTCTATAAAGTCCATTACATTGAATATGAGATCAGAAGATGCACGTAAAACTCGTAGATACTTAAATGGCTTGGCATATCCATATGGTGGGAAGGAGTATGTTCTTGAATGTTTTAGTCAAGATATTAAAACCTTGGCACATCCAAGAGACAGAGCACCCGGTGACAATCACAAAGCATTATCAACCAACGGAAGGTATTCCCATAGTCCTGATCATTCGAAAAGTCCGATTGGAATTAAGGAAGAACTTGAAAGGATTGATGTAATATATTGAATGCTTAGctcttaaagaatattttttattcaatcctattactaaaattatgttgtttttatcaTAATAGCTCAGAATCGATTTACTTAAAAAGCAGAGGTTATTGATGGAAGAGGAAAATAAACTGCTTcttgaaaaaaagaaattagAAATTTTGCaggtaagatatataaaattttaataataaaaggtatCAATGACTATTTAGTCACTAACAAAATAGtccttttgttatatttataagggTTATTTCTTCTAAGTATAGAAAAAGTGTAGTTTGTCACAAATCCAGCAAAAACAACAtactattttgttttcaaaacaaAGGTACATTTTCTTGAGAACTGGAGGAGGGAAtagtattttaacaataaagtaaTTCTTCTTATGTTTCCTGGTTTTTACCTTTTTGGCTTTAAGCAAGGTCATTTATATAGAATATCATCTATATTGTGTCCGTGCCGCACCCATGCCATAAGATattaatgtaagaaatagtttagACTTGGCAATATCTGTGGATAAAAAGTAACACCACCCACACAGAAGCTTAATCCATTTACTGGCATTACTtcctgttaaaataataaaaaaatcccgAGATAAAAGGTTTATCATATGTTTGGTTATcaaatttttaagaatttatggtttatttcaataatataaaaaaatacaaaaaatattaattgatttctaaatatttttattttatttaaaacatactttGTGGGTTTCTTCATTTCGTTTTTGCAGAATATTGGACCAAACGATTTTAAACAATTGGCGAATTATGAAATAGCCTGTTGTCATAACAATCCAGCCGAGATCACTCAACTTATGGTGCATTCAACTccgaaaaaaaagaaaaagaatacTAACAAGTTACCAAATTTTAATACACCTTGTAAGATAATCTTGTCCGAGATGAAAGGGGTGCTTAGTAAATATGTCAATGAGGAGAACCACGACATGCTGATGTCGCTAATTTATTCAGCTATTAGGAAGCGAATAGTTATTGTTCTGGGAGGCAAGACTTTTATGCCAGCTTCAGACATTGTACACATGTATAGGATATGGTATCCTTACAACACAGATACGGATTTACTCGATGAATTGTCTAATACAATCAGTCAAAGTTGTTggcctaaaaaaaaaactgaatatgtAGAAAATGATGATGGAAGTAGTCAAAATATGACTGAAAGTAATAATGCAGGTAAAGTCAGATTAATATCTAACataataaagtatgtatataatgtgtCATAAAGTTTTAATACTTATGAATGGAGTAAAATGCAAAACTAATTGCCAATAGAATAATTCTATGTAAAGTACTTCGAAAATCAATCACCAATCAATGCTTTTACTAATGAGTTGAGAATTATAATCACAAGTGCATAAAACACAATGCCACTAGCATAGATTTGAACCAGCTAGCTGTAAGTTgaagtgtaaaaatataaaagtagtaaaaaataataaaaagataatttattatattatatttgatatagtcTTTATATccgtattattatacaatagtgtccctattacttttatttaatatctagtTCTCTCAGTTTAACTCACATGTTTACactgtctttataattcatctcgctcGGCGgcgaatgaaaacatcgtggtAAACCCAGCTTTtgcctaatttcaactaaattctgccacatgtgaatccacccaACCTGCATTCGAGAAGTGTGATGAAATAAGACTTAAAATCTTCTCCTCTAGAactgtggaatatttacagactgtaaaacaaaaatttgtaatttaacgtGAACTTTAAATTGACCCTTTCTTTTTGAACAGACAATTCTGATAAACCAGATAATGTGACAGAAGAATCATATAAAGATATAGAAGTAATTGAAGAAGCCGTTATAAATAAAGAGTCAGAAGCCATAGTAGTGACAGATACAAAGGATAAGTCAGATAAATGTGAAGCGATAGAAATAAAAGATAAGTCAGATATAAAAGAGCTCATAAAAAATGAAAGTGAAGTAAATGCTTCGATTaatgaaattcaattaaaaaatttgaCAAACATTGATGATTTCGTTGATATGAAAAATGATTTTGATGAATGGGAGGACGATAATTCGAAGGTAATTAACCAATTGAAATTAAAGCATTAAATTTTGGTAACAAAGGAAAACAATCATTCTTTATGAGTGTTTTATATTCAACACCTGACATCATCACCACCCCACAATCATATTAACACAACCAACTATGGGACACAAATAGCTATTTTCTTTAAAGATATCCATATGTCATAAAGCTTATTTCAGTTTAGTATTGTTAATTGTTTTGGAATAAACTCTAGTTTTCTAACtgattaataaattcttaattattataaagcgaAAGTTTTACTGAAACGACATTACcccacttttattaaaatttatactatattaataattgtataatttgtaattacagGAGGAAGTGACGGAAGAGTTATTGTCAgaagttgtaaaataaaaaaatcatttaaaacaaacacaCAACACAAAAGTGAGCAACaaactttagtaatattttgtCAAGGCAAGGTCACATTTTTTGGTATAATACAAAGATtaatcataacattttattttattttactcccCTTAACTAtaacttacattttaaaataaaaagttacaagctgtataatttaaaacaatatcagaTAATGCTTTGTGAATcctttaaacaaatattcaaataaggCCGTAAAGATTTACGGCATTACTTATTAAACTTGTATAGCGGATGATTAGTTAGACCAAATGACGGATAGAGAGATCAGTGCTTAACTGAACAGCCGCTAAGCAACGTTTATAAGACGGtcatttttcaaatttggaaatGTTAAAAGTCTTCCAAGTCATCTTCTGCTACATCGACAGATTCCAAAATATCTTCAGCGAGTTTATTTTCATCCGATGGAGTTACAATTATATCTTGCTTTTCATTACCTTCAACATTACATGTTGATTGACATTCGTTATCTAAAGGAGTCTCATTATTCGGAGCGTTATCGTTAGTTTTCGATTCAACGTCTGCACTTTCAGAATGTATAGTCTTATGTTTAGTTTCATCGTCAATAATTACATCTTTATTATTTGGATCATTATCACTATTAGAATTCGGTTTAAGATCTGCAATCTCAGCGTGGACAGCGGATTTGTCATTACTTTTGTGATTACGATCATTGTCCTCAATAACTACAACGTCGTTTTTAGCCTCAACTATTACTACATCTTGATCACCTAGACTTACgttatgtttatctttatttatgatgGATTCATTACAACTATCAGCCAGATCGTCATCACTGGCAGTAACTTCTGGTATTGATGATTTTGATTCATTATTACCAATAACATTTGAGACGGCAAACTGTTGAGATCTGATATTCTTCTTAATAGGAGGTCCAACAAGATGCAGAGGCTTAAGAGTCAGGACAGCAttacctattaaataattacatgtttaatttactgtcatagaaaaaatatataaatagttctttaattttcaatagGTCAATATGTGGATTTTAATCCCGATAATGATGGTCCTTCGAGCTGGATATTACCAGACTACGACGTATGATTTTATGTAACTTACCTATCTTAGTCGACCCTAACGCCACTAACTTATCATAGCTTTCATAACTGCCGCAAGTGGccaagtacattttatttttttccgatTTCTTCAAGGTGACGGCTCCATGACTTTTGAGGAAATCTTCCAAGACGGCACGTTTAGTTGATTTCGGTGTAACGAATAAACGCAATATCAGATTACTTGTTATATTCAACACGCGCCTTGTTGCATGGACCTTTACAACctgaaataatttacattctataaatataaaaaaaatgtttaatggcTGAATCTTATCAATGACGTAattgtttaactaataattataatttattagtgttGTAGCAATAActctcataaaaaaacattcgtcATTTTAATCATGACATCATGTAAACGTGACCAATTTCTAAACTCGGGAATTCAAAAAAGTCTTCGGGATCTGTGACCTTGTAAGCTATCTGCTAGACTAAACGAGCAGTCCCAGTGCAC harbors:
- the LOC113392005 gene encoding uncharacterized protein LOC113392005 → MVNIVIAGLPKNVKVPKFISFLEKTLFEDGIKARLTNTSLIDGSIKSITLNMRSEDARKTRRYLNGLAYPYGGKEYVLECFSQDIKTLAHPRDRAPGDNHKALSTNGRYSHSPDHSKSPIGIKEELERIDLRIDLLKKQRLLMEEENKLLLEKKKLEILQNIGPNDFKQLANYEIACCHNNPAEITQLMVHSTPKKKKKNTNKLPNFNTPCKIILSEMKGVLSKYVNEENHDMLMSLIYSAIRKRIVIVLGGKTFMPASDIVHMYRIWYPYNTDTDLLDELSNTISQSCWPKKKTEYVENDDGSSQNMTESNNADNSDKPDNVTEESYKDIEVIEEAVINKESEAIVVTDTKDKSDKCEAIEIKDKSDIKELIKNESEVNASINEIQLKNLTNIDDFVDMKNDFDEWEDDNSKEEVTEELLSEVVK
- the LOC135194194 gene encoding uncharacterized protein LOC135194194; its protein translation is MFKFPDQKKIQKLEFETGDLYDMNKLLQSALDYEMAELCNVFVSACDESKGKNEETMHEKLTKRVVKDFKKVVKVHATRRVLNITSNLILRLFVTPKSTKRAVLEDFLKSHGAVTLKKSEKNKMYLATCGSYESYDKLVALGSTKIGNAVLTLKPLHLVGPPIKKNIRSQQFAVSNVIGNNESKSSIPEVTASDDDLADSCNESIINKDKHNVSLGDQDVVIVEAKNDVVVIEDNDRNHKSNDKSAVHAEIADLKPNSNSDNDPNNKDVIIDDETKHKTIHSESADVESKTNDNAPNNETPLDNECQSTCNVEGNEKQDIIVTPSDENKLAEDILESVDVAEDDLEDF